One window of the Thermomicrobiales bacterium genome contains the following:
- a CDS encoding CoA transferase — translation MTDTSGPLDGIRVLDLSRVLAGPYCTMVLGDLGADVIKVEQPGKGDDTRAWGPPWAGGEAAYYLAVNRNKRSITLDIKSEQGKQIIRDLARESDIVVENFKRGTFERLGIGYDDLRKDNPGLIWANVSGYGPTGPLADKPGYDFIAQGEAGIMAITGEPDGEPMKVGVAIVDITTGLFTAVGVLAALQARQTTGAGQRVDASLFTSAVAWLANVGENHLVSGNPAKRYGNAHANIVPYQTFRARDQHMTLGVGNDRQFQALCAILGRPELGGDERYATNSARVANRDELVSILQERLLTKDADDWIAACDAANIPSGKINTIEQVFAHPQTLARDMLVEVEHPTAGLLKLAGIPFALSETPAKIRLAPPTLGQHTDEVLRERLAYDQSTIDQLHRDGIV, via the coding sequence ATGACTGACACCAGCGGGCCGCTCGACGGCATCCGCGTGCTGGACCTCTCGCGGGTGCTGGCCGGGCCGTATTGCACGATGGTTCTCGGCGACCTCGGGGCCGACGTGATCAAGGTCGAGCAGCCAGGCAAGGGGGATGACACACGCGCCTGGGGTCCGCCCTGGGCAGGCGGCGAGGCCGCCTACTACCTGGCGGTCAACCGCAACAAGCGCAGCATCACGCTCGATATCAAGAGCGAGCAGGGCAAGCAGATCATCCGCGACCTGGCTCGTGAGAGCGATATCGTCGTCGAGAACTTCAAGCGCGGGACATTCGAGCGGTTGGGGATCGGCTACGACGACCTTCGCAAGGACAACCCCGGCCTGATCTGGGCGAACGTCAGTGGCTACGGTCCGACCGGCCCGCTGGCCGACAAGCCGGGCTACGACTTCATCGCCCAGGGCGAGGCCGGGATCATGGCGATCACCGGCGAGCCGGATGGCGAGCCGATGAAGGTCGGCGTCGCGATCGTCGACATCACCACTGGCCTGTTCACTGCCGTCGGTGTGCTGGCTGCGCTGCAGGCGCGCCAGACGACCGGCGCCGGCCAGCGCGTGGACGCGTCGCTGTTCACCTCGGCAGTCGCCTGGCTGGCCAACGTCGGCGAGAATCATCTCGTCTCCGGCAATCCGGCCAAGCGGTATGGCAACGCCCACGCCAACATCGTCCCCTATCAGACGTTCCGCGCCCGCGACCAGCACATGACCCTCGGGGTCGGCAACGACCGCCAGTTCCAGGCGCTCTGCGCAATCCTCGGCCGGCCCGAGCTCGGCGGCGACGAACGCTACGCGACGAACTCGGCCCGCGTCGCTAACCGCGACGAGCTGGTCTCCATCCTGCAGGAGCGATTGCTGACGAAGGACGCCGACGACTGGATCGCCGCCTGCGACGCAGCCAACATCCCCAGCGGCAAGATCAACACCATCGAGCAGGTCTTCGCACACCCGCAAACACTGGCCCGCGATATGCTGGTCGAGGTCGAGCACCCGACGGCTGGACTGCTGAAGCTGGCCGGCATCCCGTTTGCATTGTCGGAAACTCCCGCGAAGATCCGGCTGGCCCCACCGACGCTTGGCCAGCACACCGACGAGGTGCTCCGCGAGCGCCTTGCCTACGACCAGAGCACGATCGACCAGCTCCATAGAGACGGGATCGTCTGA
- a CDS encoding DUF542 domain-containing protein: protein MATVRPDVATIEEIRTEKIRVLVERHPQLMEPLAEYGFDLCCGGEHPIAEAARLHGLDAEEIFTKVFDTLDMSIPTA, encoded by the coding sequence ATGGCAACCGTTCGACCTGATGTCGCAACGATCGAGGAGATCCGGACCGAGAAGATCCGTGTTCTCGTTGAGCGTCACCCACAGTTGATGGAGCCGCTGGCCGAGTATGGGTTTGACCTGTGCTGCGGCGGCGAGCACCCGATTGCCGAAGCGGCTCGGCTGCATGGGCTCGACGCAGAAGAGATCTTCACGAAGGTCTTCGATACGCTCGACATGAGCATCCCGACCGCCTGA
- a CDS encoding Fic family protein has protein sequence MTLITRAGKYVRQPQGYRAFISAPLPPDPPVTVDATMLRLLSRADQALGRLDGIAQTLPNPNLFVAMYVNREAVFSSQIEGTQSTLDDVLEFQLGATVRDLPTDVEEVVNYIRAMNYGLQRLETFPLSLRLIREIHAELLHGVRGQDRTPGEFRTTQNWIGAADSPLSRAAFVPPPVSELNVVLGDFERFLHADHDLPILLVCGLAHAQFETIHPFLDGNGRVGRLLITFLLCQREVLHRPLLYLSYFLKRHRTEYYDRLMAIRDSGNWEGWLAFFLRGVAETAEEATQTVRAIVSIREQHRSLLQEQHLGTNAVKLLDLLFEKPIINVGYAKEHMKVSFATANKLIDQFVTLGLLHQITPGPRKRVFRYAPYLTLFDERAPDDGESVPPQRTVSER, from the coding sequence GTGACGCTTATTACGCGCGCGGGTAAATATGTGAGACAGCCGCAGGGATACCGGGCGTTCATATCGGCTCCCCTACCGCCCGACCCGCCGGTGACGGTCGATGCCACGATGCTTCGTTTGCTCTCGCGCGCGGACCAGGCTCTCGGGCGACTCGACGGGATAGCGCAAACACTGCCGAACCCCAACCTGTTTGTCGCGATGTACGTCAATCGCGAGGCAGTCTTCAGTTCGCAAATTGAGGGAACCCAGAGCACTCTCGACGATGTTCTGGAGTTTCAACTAGGCGCGACCGTGCGCGACCTGCCGACTGATGTGGAGGAGGTCGTCAATTATATCCGCGCCATGAACTACGGTCTCCAGCGTCTCGAGACGTTTCCTCTATCGCTCCGGCTGATCCGCGAGATTCACGCCGAACTGCTTCACGGAGTGCGAGGCCAGGATCGCACTCCTGGTGAGTTTCGCACGACCCAGAACTGGATTGGCGCTGCCGATTCGCCCCTCAGCCGAGCTGCCTTCGTCCCGCCGCCGGTCTCTGAGTTAAACGTCGTGCTCGGGGACTTCGAGCGATTCCTACATGCCGATCACGACTTGCCGATTCTGCTCGTCTGTGGACTGGCGCATGCGCAGTTCGAGACAATACACCCATTTCTCGATGGCAACGGACGGGTCGGACGACTGCTCATCACGTTCCTGTTATGCCAACGCGAAGTGCTGCATCGGCCGCTGTTGTATCTGAGCTACTTTCTGAAGCGCCACCGCACTGAGTATTACGACAGATTGATGGCAATCCGTGACTCAGGAAATTGGGAAGGATGGCTAGCGTTCTTTCTTCGTGGCGTCGCCGAGACGGCCGAGGAAGCCACACAAACGGTCCGCGCAATCGTGTCGATTCGAGAGCAGCACCGTTCATTGCTCCAGGAACAACATCTCGGGACCAACGCAGTGAAGCTACTCGATCTTCTGTTCGAAAAGCCGATCATCAACGTCGGCTACGCAAAGGAGCATATGAAGGTCTCGTTCGCAACAGCGAACAAACTGATCGATCAGTTCGTGACGCTCGGACTGCTCCATCAGATCACCCCTGGACCGCGTAAGCGTGTCTTCCGCTATGCTCCATACCTGACACTCTTTGACGAGCGAGCACCTGACGACGGTGAATCGGTGCCACCACAGCGGACGGTGTCTGAAAGATAA
- a CDS encoding GNAT family N-acetyltransferase produces MTDLRAVAYVALLTPSPLDRYQSHPARRMERDGMVFVASDEPGPDGNVVIVTGPATSRRLLSLAAAYYDGAVYGVMLDVERAALLDDALRAGGWIVDEEEPALVLAPIPPSPLPPPELAIRRVATQRGLDDFFAITRTPRRYIPSLAAALDPDVALFVGYVDGAPVAAARVSCLGAVGEVMGVVTDDAFRRRGIGTAMTWAAIDAARQRGCIAITLTATEMGLPVYLRMGFVYACTLRTWAAPTRFPTC; encoded by the coding sequence ATGACCGATCTCCGTGCCGTCGCCTACGTGGCGCTGCTGACGCCATCGCCGTTGGATCGCTATCAGTCACACCCGGCCCGCCGGATGGAGCGCGACGGCATGGTTTTTGTCGCCAGCGACGAGCCGGGGCCAGACGGCAACGTGGTCATTGTGACCGGGCCGGCGACATCGCGGCGGCTATTGTCGTTGGCGGCTGCCTATTACGATGGCGCGGTGTACGGCGTCATGCTCGATGTCGAGCGCGCCGCGCTACTGGACGATGCGCTGCGGGCCGGCGGCTGGATCGTCGACGAGGAGGAGCCGGCACTCGTTCTCGCGCCGATCCCGCCAAGCCCATTGCCGCCGCCGGAACTGGCGATCCGGCGCGTCGCGACGCAGCGCGGCCTGGATGATTTCTTTGCGATCACCCGCACCCCGCGCCGCTATATTCCGTCGCTTGCTGCGGCCCTCGACCCGGATGTCGCCCTCTTCGTCGGATACGTCGACGGCGCTCCAGTTGCGGCGGCGCGTGTGTCGTGTCTCGGCGCGGTCGGCGAGGTGATGGGCGTCGTCACCGACGACGCGTTCCGCCGCCGCGGGATCGGCACAGCGATGACCTGGGCGGCGATCGACGCGGCCAGGCAGCGCGGCTGCATCGCGATCACGCTCACCGCCACCGAAATGGGGCTCCCCGTCTACCTGCGGATGGGGTTCGTCTACGCTTGCACGCTGCGGACCTGGGCGGCGCCAACCAGATTTCCGACCTGTTAA
- a CDS encoding M3 family oligoendopeptidase: MATQPLPRWDMTVVYPSLDSAEYRAGFQSAIDAIAGLAALFDAHDVGRHEHLATDGAAVVSFDEVVSRLNAVLREVGTLGAYLASFVTTDSRDTAAQAAYSQLEQHLARLSQLETRFTAWVGSLDIDALLAMSDVARSHEFALRHAAEAASRQMSPAEEALAAELNLSGGSAWGKLQGNVSSQLLVEIERDGDVAELPMSAVRNLAYESDREIRRRGYEAELIAWKRVEMPIAAALNSIKGEFVTLAGRRGWDSPLDVALFDSHIDRATLDAMLAAAHEAFPDFRRYLRAKARLLGLERLAWYDLFAPVGASSRDWQWDEATAFVVEQFNGYAPRMGALAARAFAERWVDAESRPGKRDGAFCMPLRADESRVLANFKPAFAGMSTLAHELGHAYHNLNLAGRTPLQRQTPMTLAETASIFCETIIRDAVLAASDPGEQLAILEASLQGSTQVVVDITSRFLFEQAVFDGRRERELSVDELNEAMLSSQRETYGDGLDTDLLHPYMWAVKSHYYSSDRAFYNYPYMFGLLFGLGLYARYRQEPEGFRERYDDLLASTGLADAAALAARFGIDIRSIDFWRSSLDIIRADIDRFVELAGDEG; the protein is encoded by the coding sequence TTGGCAACTCAGCCGCTTCCCCGATGGGACATGACGGTCGTCTATCCGAGCCTCGACTCGGCGGAGTATCGCGCGGGCTTTCAGTCTGCCATCGACGCGATCGCCGGGCTGGCGGCGCTGTTCGACGCGCACGATGTCGGCCGGCACGAGCATCTCGCGACCGATGGCGCTGCCGTCGTGTCGTTCGACGAGGTGGTCTCACGGCTCAACGCTGTCTTGCGGGAGGTCGGGACGCTCGGCGCATATCTCGCCAGCTTCGTGACGACCGACTCGCGTGACACTGCCGCGCAGGCCGCCTACTCCCAGCTCGAGCAGCACCTGGCGCGATTGTCCCAGCTGGAAACGCGCTTCACCGCCTGGGTCGGGTCGCTGGATATCGATGCGCTGTTGGCGATGTCAGATGTGGCCAGGTCGCACGAGTTCGCGCTGCGCCATGCCGCCGAGGCTGCGAGCCGGCAGATGTCGCCGGCCGAAGAGGCCCTTGCCGCCGAGCTGAATCTCTCCGGCGGGTCAGCCTGGGGAAAGCTCCAGGGTAATGTGTCGTCGCAGCTTCTCGTCGAAATCGAGCGCGATGGCGACGTTGCCGAACTGCCGATGAGCGCAGTCCGCAACCTGGCCTACGAGTCCGATCGAGAGATACGTCGCCGTGGCTATGAGGCGGAGCTAATTGCCTGGAAGCGCGTCGAGATGCCGATCGCCGCCGCGTTGAACTCGATCAAAGGGGAGTTCGTCACGCTCGCTGGCCGGCGCGGCTGGGACTCCCCGCTGGATGTCGCGCTCTTCGACAGCCACATTGACCGCGCGACGCTCGACGCGATGCTGGCGGCCGCCCACGAGGCGTTCCCCGACTTCCGCCGCTATCTCCGTGCGAAGGCGCGTCTGCTCGGGCTGGAGCGGCTGGCCTGGTATGACCTGTTCGCTCCCGTCGGCGCGAGCAGCCGTGACTGGCAGTGGGACGAGGCGACCGCGTTCGTCGTGGAGCAGTTCAACGGCTACGCTCCGCGAATGGGCGCTCTGGCCGCGAGGGCATTCGCCGAGCGTTGGGTGGATGCCGAGTCGCGCCCAGGCAAGCGCGACGGGGCGTTCTGTATGCCGCTGCGGGCCGATGAGTCGCGTGTCCTGGCGAACTTCAAGCCCGCCTTCGCCGGGATGAGCACGCTTGCCCACGAGCTGGGTCATGCGTACCACAACCTCAACCTGGCCGGCCGCACTCCACTCCAGCGCCAGACTCCGATGACGCTGGCCGAGACGGCGAGCATCTTCTGCGAAACGATCATCCGCGACGCAGTGCTGGCCGCATCGGACCCGGGGGAGCAGCTCGCGATCCTCGAGGCGTCGTTGCAAGGCAGCACCCAGGTCGTGGTGGATATCACCAGCCGATTTCTGTTTGAGCAGGCCGTATTCGATGGCCGGCGCGAACGCGAGCTATCGGTCGACGAGTTGAACGAGGCGATGCTCTCCTCCCAACGTGAGACCTATGGCGACGGGCTGGACACCGATCTGCTGCACCCGTACATGTGGGCGGTCAAATCGCATTACTACAGCAGCGATCGAGCGTTCTACAACTACCCCTACATGTTCGGGCTACTGTTTGGCCTTGGCCTCTACGCCCGCTACCGGCAGGAGCCGGAGGGCTTCCGGGAACGCTACGACGATCTGCTCGCCTCGACCGGCCTCGCCGACGCCGCCGCGCTGGCTGCCCGCTTCGGCATCGACATCCGCTCGATCGACTTCTGGCGCTCCAGCCTCGATATCATCCGCGCCGATATCGACCGCTTCGTCGAGCTTGCGGGGGATGAAGGATAA
- a CDS encoding alpha/beta fold hydrolase: MQPDPVDLRAVVEGDGPWLLLLHGFSHDHRYWRWQRGPLASSCRLVLADLRGHGGSPSPIDIAYGPVEHLVDVIRLLDRLGVASAHILGTHTGAGVGLLLALEHPDRVASLILEGAVIPGMPLAPNDAALIRMREIARDRGVVAARASWFEQPFFDGVRREANAAELREIMDEFSGAPWRADAGQSPVPPIVDRLGSLRQPVSLINGADDLTEFLDTARQLERELPHARRYLIPGAGAFPAWERPDAVTPLLLRILEEHD, translated from the coding sequence ATGCAGCCCGACCCGGTTGATCTGCGCGCCGTCGTCGAAGGTGACGGGCCGTGGCTGCTGCTGTTGCACGGCTTCAGCCACGATCATCGCTACTGGCGGTGGCAGCGCGGGCCGCTTGCGTCCTCGTGCCGGCTCGTCCTGGCCGACCTGCGTGGGCACGGCGGATCGCCCTCTCCGATCGATATTGCTTACGGCCCCGTCGAGCACCTGGTCGATGTCATCCGGCTGCTCGATCGACTCGGCGTCGCCAGCGCTCATATCCTCGGCACCCACACCGGCGCTGGCGTCGGGCTGTTGCTGGCGCTGGAGCATCCCGACCGGGTGGCGTCGCTCATCCTCGAGGGCGCCGTGATCCCCGGAATGCCGCTGGCGCCAAACGATGCCGCGTTGATCCGCATGCGCGAGATCGCACGGGATCGGGGAGTTGTCGCGGCGCGGGCCAGCTGGTTCGAGCAGCCGTTTTTCGACGGTGTTCGTCGCGAGGCGAACGCCGCTGAATTGCGGGAGATCATGGACGAGTTCTCGGGAGCCCCCTGGCGCGCCGACGCTGGCCAGTCCCCGGTCCCGCCGATCGTCGATCGTCTCGGCAGCTTGCGCCAGCCGGTGTCGCTGATCAATGGCGCGGATGACCTGACGGAATTTCTCGATACTGCCCGGCAGCTGGAGCGCGAGCTGCCCCACGCCCGCCGCTACCTCATCCCCGGGGCCGGCGCGTTCCCCGCATGGGAACGACCGGACGCCGTCACACCACTCCTTCTGCGGATCCTCGAGGAGCACGACTGA
- a CDS encoding PLD nuclease N-terminal domain-containing protein gives MLNIPTAALIAILALAAVQLVVQIYALVDLARRRQVTGGKRWVWLIVILFANLVGAIVYLAIGRSATPAAEPEHEPGDNASDRARAAADLLYGPDKRR, from the coding sequence ATGCTCAATATTCCAACAGCAGCCCTGATCGCCATCCTGGCGCTGGCTGCTGTCCAGCTGGTCGTTCAGATCTACGCGCTGGTCGATCTCGCCCGGCGGCGTCAGGTGACCGGCGGCAAGCGCTGGGTCTGGCTGATCGTCATCCTGTTCGCCAATCTTGTCGGCGCGATCGTCTATCTCGCCATCGGCCGCTCGGCCACGCCCGCCGCCGAGCCGGAGCACGAGCCCGGCGACAACGCTTCCGACCGCGCTCGCGCCGCCGCGGATCTGCTCTACGGGCCGGACAAACGTCGGTGA